The Solibacillus sp. FSL W7-1464 genome contains a region encoding:
- a CDS encoding cold-shock protein, giving the protein MQQGTVKWFNSEKGFGFIEVEGGNDVFVHFSAIQGEGFKTLDEGQKVEFDVEEGNRGPQATNVTKL; this is encoded by the coding sequence ATGCAACAAGGTACAGTAAAATGGTTTAACTCAGAAAAAGGTTTCGGTTTCATCGAAGTTGAAGGCGGTAACGATGTATTCGTACACTTCTCAGCTATCCAAGGCGAAGGTTTCAAAACTTTAGACGAAGGTCAAAAAGTTGAATTCGACGTTGAAGAAGGCAACCGTGGCCCACAAGCTACTAACGTAACAAAACTTTAA
- a CDS encoding MarR family winged helix-turn-helix transcriptional regulator encodes MTFFLQLHRFHKRYMQRLTNILAGYELSNANWSLMQYLANEELATMSQIAKYWDVEKPTVSANVKTLTKLEIIQMKQGNDRREKYISLTEKGERLYKNISPEIKFLQNQLLNNLSEEQQELFEKVLSDMEKILKEGLE; translated from the coding sequence ATGACTTTCTTTTTACAATTGCACCGTTTTCATAAACGATATATGCAGCGTCTGACTAATATACTGGCAGGGTATGAACTGTCCAATGCCAACTGGTCTTTAATGCAATATTTGGCGAATGAAGAGCTGGCAACGATGAGCCAAATCGCAAAATATTGGGATGTTGAAAAGCCGACTGTTTCTGCAAATGTTAAGACATTGACGAAACTGGAGATTATTCAAATGAAGCAAGGTAATGACAGAAGGGAGAAATATATAAGTTTGACGGAAAAAGGAGAAAGATTGTATAAAAATATTTCCCCGGAAATTAAATTTCTACAAAATCAGCTATTAAACAACCTGTCAGAAGAACAACAGGAGCTTTTTGAAAAAGTACTGTCTGATATGGAGAAAATATTGAAAGAAGGGCTAGAATGA
- a CDS encoding MFS transporter — MKEVKEPIWTKDFIIVSIINFIAILIFFLLMVTISSYAVETYQVSTSIAGLVSSIFIIGSLIGRIGAGRLISNIGPQKMLLIGLIVFFVSTTLYLMEWGVIYLLIVRLLQGIAVGTVGTATGTIVAMILPASRKGEGIGYFSLSAILATAIGPFVGMFMLKLENGFDVIFYMNMALSLILLVAYFFVKISLPQPSKQNGNEPEKLSFLEKFIEPKALPISFIALLIGFAYSGVMTFITFYAKEINLVEAASYFFLAYAGIVVISRPITGKMMDVRGPNIIVYPCLVVFAIGMLLFSQASAGWMLLLAAVLIGFGYGNFNSIAQTIAVKVTEPHRFGLATSTYFILYDLGLGVGPFILGMIEPYTTYRTIFVSMIPLILICIPLYYLLVGRKRKLA, encoded by the coding sequence ATGAAGGAAGTAAAAGAGCCAATTTGGACGAAGGATTTTATCATTGTATCAATCATTAACTTTATAGCAATCTTAATATTCTTCCTGCTAATGGTGACCATTTCAAGTTATGCAGTAGAAACGTATCAAGTTTCAACAAGTATTGCAGGACTTGTTTCGAGTATTTTTATTATCGGATCATTGATTGGTCGGATAGGTGCGGGGCGTCTCATCAGCAATATCGGGCCACAGAAGATGCTTTTAATCGGTCTTATCGTATTTTTCGTATCTACAACACTTTATTTAATGGAATGGGGCGTTATTTATTTATTGATCGTCCGTTTATTGCAAGGGATTGCTGTCGGGACAGTCGGAACAGCGACAGGTACGATTGTTGCTATGATATTACCGGCATCACGTAAAGGGGAAGGGATTGGATACTTTAGCTTAAGCGCAATTTTGGCAACAGCAATCGGACCGTTTGTCGGCATGTTTATGCTGAAGCTTGAAAACGGCTTTGATGTCATTTTCTATATGAACATGGCCCTTTCACTTATTTTACTGGTCGCTTATTTCTTTGTTAAAATTTCTTTACCGCAACCTAGTAAACAAAATGGGAATGAGCCTGAGAAGCTTTCATTCCTTGAAAAATTCATCGAACCAAAAGCGCTTCCGATTTCATTTATTGCCTTATTAATTGGCTTTGCATACTCGGGAGTTATGACGTTCATCACATTTTATGCAAAAGAAATCAATTTAGTGGAAGCGGCAAGCTACTTTTTCTTAGCCTATGCGGGGATTGTCGTTATTTCCCGTCCGATTACCGGGAAAATGATGGATGTGCGCGGTCCAAATATTATTGTTTATCCATGTCTTGTTGTTTTCGCGATTGGAATGCTGCTGTTCAGTCAGGCATCAGCAGGCTGGATGCTGTTACTTGCAGCTGTCCTTATTGGATTTGGCTACGGGAACTTCAATTCCATTGCCCAAACGATTGCAGTTAAAGTAACAGAGCCACATCGGTTCGGATTAGCAACATCCACATACTTCATTTTATATGATTTAGGATTAGGTGTCGGGCCATTTATTTTAGGGATGATTGAACCTTATACAACATACCGCACAATATTCGTATCGATGATTCCGCTCATTCTTATCTGTATTCCGCTTTACTATTTATTAGTAGGAAGAAAGCGAAAGCTGGCATAA
- a CDS encoding aminotransferase-like domain-containing protein, whose protein sequence is MQYSDSILKTPSSFIRNILKVTDACDVISFAGGLPNPISFPIDELKQSVNDAIDANGAKVFQYSTTQGYLPLRQYIAEKYNNKQSNLNYTADDVLITTGSQQALELISKVLLNKGDGVVIEEPGYLGAIQAFTLREPKFYGVTLETEGVNVEQLKDALKQPNVKMVYTVPNFQNPTGLTYTKERREEVFEAVEDQDIIFIEDDPYGELRFTGEHLPYIAAGKMTNSVVLGSFSKTVTPGMRLGYILTKNHELLNHVETAKQATDLHTNIFAQYILHQYLTTNEYEAHVEKIIALYKTQADAMLAAMEKYFPPYVEYTKPEGGMFIWVTLPEGVNALGKFSEAMEKKVAFVPGNPFYTDKESVNTLRLNYTNATPEIIEEGIKRLAEIL, encoded by the coding sequence ATGCAATATTCTGATAGTATTTTAAAAACACCGTCATCATTCATCCGAAATATTTTAAAGGTAACGGATGCATGCGACGTCATTTCATTTGCAGGAGGCTTACCAAATCCAATCTCATTTCCAATTGATGAGTTAAAGCAGTCGGTAAATGATGCGATTGATGCAAATGGTGCAAAGGTCTTTCAATATTCAACGACACAAGGCTATTTGCCGCTACGTCAGTATATTGCAGAGAAATATAATAACAAGCAATCGAATTTAAATTATACAGCTGATGATGTCCTTATTACGACAGGTTCGCAACAAGCATTGGAACTTATTTCCAAAGTTCTGCTGAACAAAGGTGATGGGGTTGTAATTGAGGAACCGGGCTATTTAGGGGCGATCCAGGCATTTACATTACGCGAACCAAAATTCTACGGTGTCACACTGGAAACAGAAGGTGTGAATGTAGAACAATTAAAGGATGCGTTAAAACAGCCGAATGTGAAAATGGTATACACAGTTCCGAATTTCCAAAATCCTACTGGGTTAACGTATACAAAAGAGCGCCGTGAAGAAGTATTTGAAGCGGTAGAAGACCAGGATATCATTTTTATCGAGGATGATCCATACGGAGAGCTTCGTTTTACTGGAGAACATTTGCCATATATCGCAGCAGGGAAGATGACAAACAGTGTCGTACTAGGTTCATTTTCAAAAACGGTGACACCGGGTATGCGCCTAGGTTATATTTTGACGAAAAATCATGAACTACTAAATCATGTCGAAACAGCGAAGCAGGCAACGGATTTACATACAAATATTTTCGCGCAATACATTTTGCATCAGTATTTAACGACTAACGAGTATGAAGCACATGTTGAAAAAATTATAGCGCTGTACAAAACACAAGCAGATGCGATGCTTGCTGCAATGGAAAAGTACTTCCCGCCATATGTGGAATATACGAAACCTGAAGGCGGTATGTTTATATGGGTAACTCTCCCGGAAGGCGTAAATGCGCTTGGCAAGTTTTCGGAAGCGATGGAGAAAAAAGTAGCATTCGTACCGGGAAATCCATTTTACACTGACAAAGAGTCGGTAAATACACTGCGCCTGAACTATACAAATGCAACACCTGAAATTATTGAAGAGGGTATTAAACGATTAGCGGAAATTTTATAA